In one window of Bdellovibrio bacteriovorus W DNA:
- a CDS encoding RNA helicase (COG0513 Superfamily II DNA and RNA helicases) — translation MNTFSDFGLLPSILKTLKTQKIQTPTEIQKIAIPLLMSGQSVVGVSETGSGKTLAYALPILHLLKELENEDNPVSDFARPRAIVLVPSRDLGEQVSKVFKNYTHDTRLRVRPVLGGTTFEQSRRSIQGEFEVLLATPGRLVQLIEKDLIDFSDVRILVFDEADQMLDDGFINESKLIANSCPDGTPMALFSATVSQQVEKLMNTLFKDAEVVQSAGAGKVTKTLKTKNETVIDGIRWPIFEKLLKQKSPGGTIVFTNTREQCDKLASEMEEKGFACVVYRGEMDKGHRRTNLNKFRKGEVDVLISTDLAARGLDIDHVGRVINYHLPKEMANYLHRAGRTARGGKEGLVVNLVTERDLLLIARLEGKGQSAKDLKSRFKDKDGKRLHAPEELRKPKPTKVKASAPKSGVAKKKAKAKFKPKFKPKPYNPKK, via the coding sequence ATGAATACATTTTCTGATTTCGGCCTCTTACCTTCAATTCTTAAAACCCTCAAAACGCAGAAGATTCAGACTCCTACTGAAATTCAAAAGATTGCAATTCCGCTCTTAATGTCGGGCCAATCTGTTGTGGGCGTTTCCGAAACTGGAAGTGGAAAGACTCTAGCCTATGCTCTGCCCATCTTGCACCTATTGAAGGAACTTGAAAACGAAGACAATCCCGTCTCTGACTTTGCACGCCCAAGAGCTATCGTGCTTGTCCCTTCAAGAGATTTAGGCGAGCAGGTTTCAAAAGTTTTTAAGAACTACACTCATGACACTCGTCTGCGCGTGCGCCCTGTGCTGGGTGGAACTACTTTCGAACAAAGTCGCCGCAGTATTCAAGGTGAATTTGAAGTACTTCTTGCAACACCAGGAAGACTTGTTCAGTTGATTGAAAAAGATCTGATCGATTTTTCAGATGTGCGTATCCTTGTTTTTGATGAAGCTGACCAGATGCTTGATGATGGCTTTATTAACGAATCAAAGTTGATTGCAAATAGCTGCCCAGATGGCACACCAATGGCTCTCTTTTCAGCGACAGTATCCCAGCAAGTTGAAAAACTTATGAATACTTTGTTTAAAGACGCAGAAGTTGTTCAGTCGGCTGGCGCTGGCAAAGTCACCAAAACACTGAAAACAAAAAACGAAACTGTGATTGACGGCATTCGTTGGCCGATTTTTGAAAAGCTTCTTAAGCAAAAATCCCCAGGGGGCACGATCGTATTTACGAACACTCGTGAACAATGCGATAAACTTGCAAGCGAGATGGAAGAAAAAGGCTTTGCCTGCGTGGTGTATCGCGGAGAAATGGACAAGGGCCATCGCCGTACAAATTTAAATAAGTTCCGCAAAGGCGAAGTTGATGTGCTTATCTCTACAGACCTTGCAGCGCGCGGCTTAGATATTGATCACGTAGGTCGAGTCATTAACTACCATCTTCCCAAAGAAATGGCGAACTACCTTCACCGTGCGGGACGTACTGCTCGTGGTGGTAAAGAAGGGCTTGTTGTTAACCTTGTGACCGAGCGAGATCTTCTTTTGATTGCTCGCCTTGAAGGCAAAGGTCAAAGTGCCAAAGATTTAAAATCCCGCTTTAAAGATAAAGATGGTAAACGTTTGCACGCTCCGGAAGAGCTACGTAAACCAAAACCTACCAAGGTAAAAGCCAGTGCCCCAAAATCAGGTGTTGCTAAGAAAAAGGCCAAGGCCAAGTTTAAACCGAAGTTTAAGCCAAAACCTTACAACCCAAAAAAGTAA
- a CDS encoding hypothetical protein (COG4728 Uncharacterized protein conserved in bacteria), with protein MSQKTDPELVIGGLYEHYKGMPYKVHGVVLHSETLEELVYYETLYENPSGKMWVRPKKMFLENVTINGVEQPRFRYTGKMA; from the coding sequence ATGTCTCAGAAAACAGATCCAGAACTTGTCATCGGTGGTTTATACGAACACTATAAAGGTATGCCCTATAAGGTGCATGGCGTGGTTCTTCACAGTGAAACTTTGGAAGAGCTTGTATATTACGAAACTCTCTATGAGAATCCATCTGGAAAGATGTGGGTTCGCCCTAAGAAGATGTTTCTTGAGAACGTCACTATCAATGGCGTTGAGCAACCGCGCTTTCGCTACACAGGGAAAATGGCTTAG
- a CDS encoding 1-phosphofructokinase (COG1105 Fructose-1-phosphate kinase and related fructose-6-phosphate kinase (PfkB)) translates to MKKRILSITPNPALDLSGRAQEIIPNEKTYVFDERRDPGGNALNAARIIHRLGSAVTVSGFLGGSTGEEVKNLILEEGLKAHFIKIKSPTRVNVTVWNMKDHRQTRLSFPGPRVSRKEKEDLLQYFRKSHGIQMLLLGGSLPSGFSQNELVGLMREAKKRGIATIVDSPADILKTLIKEKPLLVKPNLEEFHQLTGSRIHSLKSVVKKASTYLGTVRFFCVSSVEGGTVLVTREGSYFGKIPKVKIRSTVGAGDSMVGAMAAAIFNGEESPEEVLRWGLAASAATLSHQGTHLGSASLIRSLRKKTQVTRL, encoded by the coding sequence ATGAAAAAACGAATTCTCTCCATCACTCCAAATCCTGCGCTGGACCTCAGTGGTCGCGCTCAAGAAATCATTCCCAATGAAAAAACCTACGTTTTTGATGAGAGGCGAGACCCAGGGGGGAATGCTCTGAACGCCGCGCGAATTATTCATCGACTGGGTTCAGCAGTGACTGTGTCAGGTTTTTTAGGGGGAAGTACTGGGGAAGAGGTAAAGAACTTGATTTTAGAAGAAGGGTTGAAGGCTCACTTCATTAAGATAAAAAGTCCCACTCGCGTGAATGTCACTGTTTGGAATATGAAAGACCATCGGCAGACACGTTTGAGTTTTCCAGGACCAAGAGTTTCTAGGAAAGAAAAAGAGGATCTGCTTCAATACTTTAGAAAAAGCCACGGTATTCAAATGCTTCTTCTCGGAGGCTCTTTACCCTCTGGGTTTAGTCAGAATGAGTTAGTGGGGTTGATGAGGGAAGCAAAAAAAAGAGGAATTGCCACTATCGTTGATAGTCCAGCGGATATTTTAAAGACTCTCATTAAAGAAAAACCTCTTTTAGTAAAACCTAACTTGGAAGAGTTTCATCAACTGACGGGGAGTCGTATTCACTCTCTGAAGTCCGTAGTAAAAAAGGCCTCAACCTATTTAGGAACTGTGCGATTCTTTTGTGTTTCTTCCGTAGAAGGAGGAACCGTCTTAGTGACCCGTGAAGGGAGCTACTTCGGAAAAATTCCCAAAGTTAAAATTCGTTCGACGGTGGGGGCTGGGGACTCTATGGTTGGGGCCATGGCAGCAGCAATCTTTAATGGAGAAGAATCCCCCGAAGAGGTTTTGCGTTGGGGGCTTGCCGCATCTGCGGCAACTCTGAGTCATCAAGGCACACACTTAGGGAGTGCCTCTTTGATTAGGTCCCTTCGTAAAAAGACGCAAGTTACGCGTCTTTAG